Within Citrus sinensis cultivar Valencia sweet orange chromosome 1, DVS_A1.0, whole genome shotgun sequence, the genomic segment ACACAAGGTGAGTTTGTTGTGTTGTCcattaaaatgttttgaagTAAGCCTAAGCATGAGCAGGTGGTGTTCGTGCCGTGTCGAATTTAaactaattcaaatataactcatttaataattgtgtcaaaaaattaaaactctaatccaacaaagaaaataaattacttaataacttacttaatatatatatatagagagagagagagagagagacacacacacacaccccaaaatattattcatttacactattaaaattctaattgtATACATGTCTAccaatattttacatatttacatTATTGAAGTTCTAAATCTATatagaatttataaataaaatatcatgtaTATAttcatccttaaaaaaaaaaagagaatcatGTCTAACATTTAAGTTTTGATGACGATAATCtacaaattgatttataataaaaaaatataatcgtGTAATTAATTGGATAAATAGGTCAAAAACTTTAATACTAATCCaacatggaaaaaaaaatatcgaCCCTAATCATGACAAATTTGACGATCTATATTCATTTATTCGTGTTGTGTTTATGTTGAATAATCAGGTCGTGTTAAATGTTGACAACTCTGCTCTCAAGCCCCCTTGTAATTAGTGCTCACATTAAtatagatgaaaaaaatattatacaaaatCTCTATATCTAAATGTTAATTCTGCTTTTCTCCATTGTTCAATTGTACAGCGTATAATAAGATGAGTTTTGCTAAGGCCTGTATTCAGGTGACGAATGGCATTGTCCGGTACTAACAACATTAAGGCAAGTACTAAAcatcaaatgcaaaaaatCTAATGTAATATCACCTTTCTGCTGCTTCTTCCACAAACAATTGGCTTTTGAGTTAGTGACATGAGGACGTAGCCAACCAAGGCAACAAGGATGCCAATCCTCAAACTTGGTGACTTAAGCTGTAGATGCCTTTCTAGAGTAAACAACATACATGGGGTCTGAGCGTCCAGGATTGGGAGATATGTCCACAGCCTGCAGATCCAAATTAGTAGACAAGTCTCTCATTACTGGATGAATGGATTAAGAATGGTTAAACTGATAAAGGATGATAAAGGCGCCTGacaagatttttatttgttttcaaagATATTGTACTCAAACCACTTTGACCATTCCGACAAAGATCAATCAAGGCTAGATTTAGTGGACAGAGTAAACAGCAAATAATAATCTAAAGGTCTGTGCAGCTGCCAATGCCACCATGAAGGCCTAGATGTTTATGCTTATGAGCAGGGCATGGTCAAGGTGCTAttgtagaaaatgaaaataagcaACAGCTACTTGATTTTACTAAGACAATGAACTTAAGATATCAGTTACCTGAGGAGGTTCATATCCTCCAGCATAATGGAAGTACGCTCCAACTATCATAACATGGTCAGCATCACCCGTTGACGTCCATATAGAGATTGCTTTTGTCCAAAAGCAACGATTGGAGAAGCTGCGATATAAACACATTCCACAGAGAAAAAATGTTGAATCTAGAAATGGAATAttctctcttaaaaaaaaaaaaaagagacaaaGATTGAGATGAAGTAATTTCagagaaattttaaatcaagaaaattattattttcatactGATAATCAGGGCAATACATGTTTGAGGTTGTAAAATTACTTGGAAAtattgatgaaaattctttgcaaAATGAACTTAATGAAAATAGTTAACTTTcttcaatcaataaaattgcTTGGCTAAAAGTCAAGTCAAGTTAAGAAAAGACTCTGGAAAATCACTCTGGAAAATCACTATGACCAAGGATATGAAAGACAAATCCTTGAAGTCCTTAGGAACATTAAAGGATAACTTGAAGAAATAATTGCACATAATCAAAGATTGTAGTTAAGCTTGAAGTAAATCTTATCATATAGAGTGGACAAAAAGATCACCTTACTATTGCCAATCCACCTGGCTTAAGAACCTGGCACATCTCCTTGAAAACTTCAATAGGCTTTGTCAGATAATCAACACTTACCTGTGAGTTTTGCACTGTAGATAAATGAGTAATTTCAAGAGATTTATTTGGTGACAAGTACAGTACTTATGTGTACTTTGAAAAAGGTATTGACTGTATTGCCattaaatatttgacaaaGTCAATCTTAGTAGTGTAGTTGTGGCCATGCTTTCCACCACAGAGTTCAATGagacaaaaggaaaagaacaTCTCTGAATCTATTAAAATGCCAGAAGGCAATCTACTTCTGATCACACATGCAATatctatttcaaaatttttcacttctaaattagaaaaagcaGTGCTTCAGATGCTTCACCATAGAAGAGATGCAACCACTTCCCATTCTTTTCCGGTACACTCTGTGATTTGAGAAAGAAACTCAAGACATTCAGTTTAGTGAGTAGAAGAAGAAAGGGTGGTCGTAGGTAAGCTGGTCTTTGCAATCATGAGTGAGTTATACATTGGCATTCCCTATGGAAATTGCTACAAAGGCACGATTCATAACATCATCCTTGATCTTCATTTAAGCATGTTTAAGCAAGTCTAAGATCTTTAACAGATCTGACAGGCACACAATTATAGTGGTCACTTTCAATACTTTCAAGCCtcaaattgagaaatattcaGCAGTAATCTACTGCCTATACACATGAGGTGATGTTCTTTTCTTGAGAAGGAACCCATCAAAGGACTGTGTACTCTACTTTTTCAGTTAAGCACAAAAAAGtgggaaaaatatataaattacagattcattttctaatatttcagtaacaaattttcaaatgatatTCTGAAATCATGCGCATACTCAAAAGATTCACATGACAATGAATTATTGAAGAGATGGAAAAAGTTCGCATACCACGTTAGTAATGACGTCAAaagaattatcttcaaatgGAAGTTTAGGATTTAAATTCAGGTCTTGCACAACGTACTCTGTCAGAACCTGTAATGAtgatattcttattattatgaatCTCTTTTACCTCCtcgatataaaaataacacatACTTTTGCACTTTGCAGAGACAAAAATTGCAGAGAGTAAAGAATAGAAAACCTCACAAGAAGTTATAGGAAAATCTTACGGGATTGCATTTGAGTTCCTCTTCATTCATGCCCATTCCAACTATTCGATCTTGCTTGTATCCTGGTGGAAAATGGCTCACCTAAATGTTAAGTCATGAACAATATTAAGAGTATGTAAGTTGCATCACAGAAAGTCACTGAGGTTCAAATCAAGAATGCCTTACCCAACTGCTACACAAATCAAGTATGCTTACTCCTGGAGTGTTGCTAGGAGGGAAAACCTCTGAATAATACTTGGTGAGTGCAGCAATGGCTGGATCATCAATATGTGTCACAAAGCGAGGAGTTTCATAAAACAACGAATCTGGACTCCTGAGAATTTCAATTGTTCCGTCTTAGATATGAGAAACACAAACATGTATACAGGCTTTGAATAAAAGGTAAATTTGTAATAGTTGAAGTGCTAGTATTCACTGCAAGAATTTCAGTTAAATTAATGGAGCCTACTCAAATAAAATCCTTTTCCAGAATAAAGCCTGAACTCAAGAAATTGTTCCTAATACATGAGAAACTGGAAGTATAGAGCCTTTACTCGTCAAATCTCTGAAAATATTCCTCCTTGAAGGGGAATTGCTCCGGCCACTGCACATCCTTCAACACCTGCGAGATCGAAGTGAaggaaacaattaaaataacgAGAGCCACATTCATCAATCCCACAATATCCCAAGAATCTTTAATAAGTAACTAAAAGAAACACGTCTAACACTAGAAAAATAACTGAGACCATCAAACCCAATCAAGCAAAATTGGTcactaattaaaaaaggagaaagatgaatgaaataaatatcagATAAAGAATCAGAATCCTCGTCCGCAATCTTGTTTGTCCCATTTGTTCAGAAATAATTCGTTTCTAAAGCTTTTAAGAGGGAAAAACAGTGAATTAAATATGCAGATAAAGAATTTGAAGTGCAATTTCAGAATCCAAATACATCAAAGCAAGATCTCATACTTCATAAAGGCAGGCAGCTAAAAAGTGAAAAGCGAACCTGTTCAACAGCACCCCTTTGCCTTGCAGAGGCAATCAAAGAATTGGCGCCAAGGGTACCAGCCATCGTCATAAACTGAGAACAAAATGCAGCTCCTAGACCCACCACCAGACGGCGAGATGCTTTAAATCTTCTACAGTCGGACTTTTTAGACACACCAGAAACACAAGATAAACAAGTAGAATAACCAGAACTGACACCAGTTGAAACTGGAGGAAGCCTGTGTCGTTGTTGCAGTGTTAGCCGGTAAAGATTAGCCATCCTTTTATTCAAGCCAGTTTCGtagataataatattatacaaaTTCGTGCGTGTAGATATATGTGGCATGTAATCCACGTGGGTTGCTAGCTACCGTACGATATGATTTGATGGACGAGAATTGCCGTAGCTTAATTTTGtcgatatttttttttgggttattttttACCAGTCCCCATatgtttcaataaaatttggcGCATACCCTAATGTTTCAACAACTATCACCACACACCCTAATCAACAAATTCCGCAGATAACTTTGACAGAACAAgggtaaaaaggaaaatgatggTTTGCTCCCGTGATCCCCAACTGAAACTCGAAGTCCacatcaaaatttcaattttataactAAATGCTATCGTTTTATGCTCATCCAAATCAAAATCCACACAAGTACACTCACCTCACCAATCTACCAAAACTCATATTCCACACCTCACCAAATTTGTTTCAGTTTCAGTTTCAGTTTCAGTTTCATCCACCATCACCATCGTCAGTTCGTGACCGCCGAGCACCTTATCAAGAGATTCCATCTAGTGAATCTAGTCTGAGGTGGAAGTCGTATTAATCCGCAGGATCTCTAAAGATGAGTACGCCCAGATCTGATTAACTTGCAGGTATTCGAGAACAAGCCCCTCTAGAGATGAATGTGCAGCTGACTCAATCACTGTGGATTCTGCGGCATCAATCCCAGTTGCCTTTCTTCGGCCGTATTCTAAGAAGAAATCCCATTCTTGCTAAGAGCGGTAATTCCTTTAGGCCACTCACTGGAACCCCATGCCACAAAGCACCGCCGCACCGCTGGCCGCTCGTACAACAACCACAACACAAAGCCGATCGATTGGTTTGGGTATAATTTTACTTGGTCAATattgaaattggaattgatggaaaaatataaattaattttaaaattgattagaTGATTTGCTAgtttttttggcattttagcatgatgaataaaatgatttGGTGAATTCGATTAGCTATTTTGTTCGGAAAATTGGATGGCTAGTTTGGTGCATAAGGCTTGGAAGATAAAGATTGGTTTGCTATTTCATTTGCATTTATGCTTGTTTAAAACGGCGAGGCTTGGATTTTAAGAACAACGCGGTGGGCTTTGTGGGGTTGACTACAAATGagtaaggatttttttttttttgaaaattattgaaataactgaaaattCCATCCCCTTCAAGTGCTGCACAGTTCTTTGAGGAAGTGCAATAATTGCAACAGACACTTGCCCAAATCCAATCAAATAATCCAACGAAATTTTCCTTTCACTTGCTTCaagtaaagaagaaaaatttgtaGCGGACACATACTTCTCAGCCACACCTTCATATTTCAGTAATAGCATTGGAAATAAGGGTAAACAAGTCTTTTACTCAAATAACTGACAATTCCGTCAAAGTTAACCGCAAAATTCACTAATTAGGGTGTGCGGTGATAATTGTTGAAACATTAGGGTTGGGGCCAAAGTTTGTTGAAACATATGGGGGTAGGCGAAAaataaccctttttttttaatggattagactattttttggtttttgatgGTGTGTATATGGGGTTCGCAATTTAACGGTTTAAGGTGGGCCCACCGTGAGCTTGGGTTgggcttttatttattttttaaaagttttttaaaattattgtaaacttaaaatgaattaataataattaagttattataattaataatgaattaaaaaaataaatattttaaaaataaaataataaagaaagaaaatgaaaaaataaaagtttagagattaatacttaaaagagagtttaatattataattttaagtatattgatttattattgacatataaattagaaattcaagttttcttttttattttttccattatttttcaattttgaatttattattctaatctagaaattttttttttttttaaaatagaggGCTTGAGCTTAGTTCAAGCTTTTTTTTCTAACCCCTTGTCCAGACCCTTATGCGGGAGGCCCGGGCCAAAGCCCGTAGGAATGGACAAGGCCGACCCGAGCTTGAGCCGGCCCAAACTTTTTTGCCATCCCTGTGTGTGTATTATGTATGTCAGTGGCACTGGGAGTGAAGCACAAATAGTTTACGTGGCCAATTGCATTTTTCAATAAGGGTGAGCAAACCTATTCTAAATTAATAGATCAATTtgatccaatccaatccaatcttTATTTTGATGGATTGAGTGGATTATTATGAGTTAATTGGGTCAATTATTGTAGATTAATTGGgtcaattttacaattaataattaggtTAGATTAGGTTAAATATGATGAACCGTATAATC encodes:
- the LOC102608233 gene encoding uncharacterized protein LOC102608233; this encodes MANLYRLTLQQRHRLPPVSTGVSSGYSTCLSCVSGVSKKSDCRRFKASRRLVVGLGAAFCSQFMTMAGTLGANSLIASARQRGAVEQVLKDVQWPEQFPFKEEYFQRFDESPDSLFYETPRFVTHIDDPAIAALTKYYSEVFPPSNTPGVSILDLCSSWVSHFPPGYKQDRIVGMGMNEEELKCNPVLTEYVVQDLNLNPKLPFEDNSFDVITNVVSVDYLTKPIEVFKEMCQVLKPGGLAIVSFSNRCFWTKAISIWTSTGDADHVMIVGAYFHYAGGYEPPQAVDISPNPGRSDPMYVVYSRKASTA